In Deinococcus maricopensis DSM 21211, one genomic interval encodes:
- a CDS encoding protein jag: MDPKKTNLDDYLADLGISEAEDDVPPAPVPTAPAPASLNAPTSSFTPSGTPTEVLERFLTSLTARLDPDLRVSVRAGEDDALEAEITGERAARLAGRDGRVMQAIEVLAYTVLAKQTGRADLRVRVDVGGYRKRHAEQLSRVAERLAVQVAKSGEPHEMQPLPAADRRVIHMTLKEHPDVMTESVGEGTARRLVIRPRHTA; the protein is encoded by the coding sequence ATGGACCCGAAGAAAACCAACCTCGACGACTACCTCGCCGACCTCGGCATCAGCGAGGCCGAGGACGACGTGCCGCCCGCGCCGGTACCCACCGCGCCGGCGCCCGCCAGCCTGAACGCGCCCACCTCGTCGTTCACGCCGAGCGGCACGCCCACCGAGGTGCTGGAACGCTTCCTGACGAGCCTCACGGCCCGCCTCGACCCGGACCTGCGCGTGAGCGTCCGCGCCGGCGAGGACGACGCCCTCGAAGCGGAAATCACCGGCGAACGCGCCGCGCGCCTTGCCGGCCGGGACGGGCGGGTCATGCAGGCCATCGAGGTGCTCGCGTACACGGTCCTCGCCAAGCAGACGGGCCGCGCAGACCTGCGCGTGCGCGTGGACGTCGGCGGGTACCGCAAACGCCACGCCGAGCAGCTCTCACGGGTCGCCGAGCGGCTCGCGGTGCAGGTCGCCAAGAGCGGGGAGCCGCACGAGATGCAGCCCCTGCCCGCCGCGGACCGCCGCGTGATCCACATGACCCTCAAGGAACACCCGGACGTCATGACGGAGTCGGTGGGGGAGGGCACTGCCCGCCGCCTGGTGATCCGCCCACGCCACACCGCTTGA
- the prmC gene encoding peptide chain release factor N(5)-glutamine methyltransferase, translating to MTPAVPTPAQAVRALAARLARAGVPSPDHDARALVLHALGLTTAGLLTRITPLNAEEAATLEALAARREARVPLQHLLGSVEWGDVALRVTPAALVPRPETEVLLHLALSALRGVPEPCVLDVGTGTGALAVAVAHARPDAHVTATDVSDDALALARENATRNGTRVAFLHADLLHGAPTGLHLVVSNPPYLPDADRENADPEVQHDPPLALYGGADGLDLARQLAAQAPAHLRPGGTLALELDPRNVHHLAAELRNAGWSARVHDDLTGRARFITATR from the coding sequence TTGACGCCCGCAGTCCCCACGCCCGCACAGGCCGTGCGGGCGCTCGCGGCGCGGCTGGCACGCGCCGGGGTGCCCTCCCCGGACCATGACGCGCGCGCCCTGGTGCTGCATGCCCTCGGGCTCACGACCGCGGGCCTACTGACGCGCATCACCCCGCTGAACGCGGAGGAGGCAGCTACCCTGGAGGCCCTCGCGGCCCGCCGGGAAGCGCGCGTGCCGTTGCAGCACCTGCTCGGCAGCGTGGAATGGGGGGACGTGGCCCTGCGCGTGACGCCCGCCGCGCTGGTGCCCCGCCCGGAAACGGAAGTGCTGCTGCACCTCGCCCTCAGCGCCCTGCGGGGCGTCCCGGAACCGTGCGTGCTGGACGTCGGCACGGGCACGGGCGCCCTCGCGGTGGCCGTGGCTCACGCCCGCCCGGACGCGCACGTGACCGCCACGGACGTCAGCGACGACGCGCTCGCGCTCGCGCGCGAGAACGCCACCCGGAACGGCACGCGCGTGGCGTTTCTGCACGCTGACCTGCTGCACGGTGCCCCGACCGGCCTGCACCTGGTGGTCAGCAATCCGCCGTACCTGCCGGACGCGGACCGCGAGAACGCCGACCCGGAAGTGCAGCACGATCCGCCCCTCGCGCTGTACGGCGGCGCGGACGGCCTCGACCTCGCCCGGCAGCTTGCCGCGCAGGCACCCGCGCACCTGCGCCCTGGCGGGACGCTCGCGCTGGAACTCGACCCCCGGAACGTCCATCACCTCGCCGCTGAACTGCGGAACGCAGGCTGGAGCGCCCGCGTGCACGACGACCTGACCGGCCGCGCGCGCTTCATTACCGCCACGCGGTGA
- a CDS encoding DUF429 domain-containing protein has product MTLSALRLVGIDLAWSPRNPTGVAVLDATGTLLEARTLTSDADLLAFLHAHTPGPAVVAVDAPLIVPNDTGRRDAEAELARVYARFQAGAHPANRTLLGRYGGLRGEALRDALQTRGFTVNPANLDRPDVRAVVGVYPHAAMVALFRLTRTLKYKAKRQGRDAQLAAWAAYRAHLRALAFADPPLQGADALLNVDPASLRGRALKTHEDTVDALLCAYVALYAHRWGESRLQVFGNVQAGYILTPAPPARESGRP; this is encoded by the coding sequence GTGACCCTGTCGGCCCTGCGGCTCGTGGGGATCGACCTCGCGTGGTCCCCGCGCAACCCGACGGGCGTGGCCGTGCTCGACGCGACCGGCACGCTGCTGGAGGCCCGCACGCTCACGAGTGACGCGGACCTCCTGGCGTTCCTGCACGCGCACACCCCCGGACCGGCGGTTGTCGCTGTGGACGCTCCCCTGATCGTCCCGAACGACACCGGGCGGCGCGACGCCGAAGCGGAACTCGCTCGTGTGTACGCGCGCTTTCAGGCGGGCGCGCATCCCGCGAACCGCACGCTGCTCGGTCGGTACGGTGGCCTGCGCGGGGAGGCCCTACGGGACGCGCTGCAAACGCGCGGGTTCACGGTCAACCCGGCCAACTTGGACCGCCCGGATGTCCGGGCGGTGGTGGGGGTGTACCCGCACGCCGCGATGGTCGCGCTGTTCAGGCTGACGCGCACCCTGAAGTACAAGGCCAAACGCCAGGGCCGTGACGCGCAACTGGCCGCGTGGGCAGCGTACCGCGCGCACCTGCGCGCGCTGGCCTTCGCTGACCCGCCCCTGCAGGGCGCGGACGCGCTCCTGAACGTGGACCCGGCCAGTCTGCGCGGACGTGCGCTTAAGACCCACGAGGACACCGTGGATGCCCTGCTCTGCGCGTACGTGGCGCTCTACGCGCACCGCTGGGGCGAGTCGCGCCTGCAGGTGTTCGGGAACGTGCAGGCGGGGTACATCCTCACGCCCGCCCCTCCGGCGCGTGAAAGCGGGCGCCCCTAA
- a CDS encoding transglycosylase domain-containing protein has product MFLRFLKFVSALVLAAVVIGVGVLSTFVVKWAREIPDYRQLDTLTLGSTTRVFARDNTPLGSLIPKIGEARVSRTLVTLDDVSPYMTAAIVANEDRRFFEHYGLDPYGLARQFRRLSQNEDVQGGSTLTNQLVKNTLLLDQYKQARTPERKVKEWMLSVQVERSFTKEEILQDYLNVIYWGDGGPVELYGLYAAAQAYFGATPKQLTLAQAAYLTTLVPNPSRYFDYAAQRPYVRTLLDRMVEDGWVSRAEADAAWRTPVQPKGWKVTYDQNGNVKSARLVDKTAKYLKAVTTVRAPHFMQQVEQELIRKLGRDRVYGAGGLIVYTTLDPQIQSSIEAASRNARGLPYGATLGATILDPYTGEVLGMVGQKLQGDQPPADWNNAAQGQRQVGSTIKPLLYTTALSTGLDELHREDDKPVSFPCSTCAGGRYEPQNFEGQTTYRNMTIREALDRSLNLVTVRLADRIGLPTFFGKLRELGLAPNDGTGLAAALGAIETTPVKMAAAYAPFVNGGTYRAPSYITRVTTTGGEVLYDSASEVNTAHRVWTPQIAWLGLDLLKGVVNDLTERQGGLATRAKIDTWTVGGKTGTSNGPKDFWFVGVTPYYVGAVWVGKQQGGLMPRTYYSGYVNAPIWQQMMAGALKGKTARNFAEPAGIRYVDHPDQGLMPNVKVALLDPRYRNAANTAVEPTPQVPTYREAGAPPLDSNTLIVTLDRRTNRLATEFTPPEEVVQRRVYVEDLPAYAPDPNPQPLKDEPASKPAVKANDDSGIPSAPVVTPASTGTP; this is encoded by the coding sequence ATGTTCCTTCGATTCCTGAAATTCGTCTCGGCGCTGGTGCTCGCCGCCGTCGTGATCGGCGTGGGCGTCCTCTCCACCTTCGTGGTGAAGTGGGCGCGCGAGATTCCCGACTACCGCCAACTCGACACCCTCACGCTCGGCTCCACCACGCGCGTGTTCGCGCGGGACAACACGCCGCTCGGCAGCCTGATCCCCAAGATCGGCGAGGCGCGCGTCAGCCGCACCCTCGTCACCCTCGACGACGTCAGCCCCTACATGACGGCCGCCATCGTCGCCAACGAGGACCGCCGGTTCTTCGAGCATTACGGCCTCGACCCGTACGGCCTCGCCCGCCAGTTCCGGCGCCTCTCCCAGAACGAGGACGTGCAGGGCGGCAGCACCCTCACCAACCAGCTCGTGAAGAACACGCTGCTGCTCGACCAGTACAAGCAGGCCCGCACCCCCGAACGCAAGGTGAAGGAATGGATGCTGAGCGTGCAGGTGGAACGCAGCTTCACCAAAGAAGAAATCCTGCAGGACTACCTGAACGTCATCTACTGGGGGGACGGCGGGCCGGTCGAACTGTACGGCTTGTACGCCGCCGCGCAGGCGTACTTCGGCGCGACGCCCAAGCAGCTCACGCTCGCGCAGGCCGCGTACCTCACGACGCTCGTCCCGAACCCCAGCCGCTACTTCGACTACGCCGCGCAGCGCCCGTACGTGCGCACGCTGCTGGACCGCATGGTCGAGGACGGCTGGGTATCGCGCGCCGAAGCGGACGCCGCGTGGCGCACGCCCGTGCAACCCAAAGGCTGGAAGGTCACGTACGACCAGAACGGCAACGTCAAGTCCGCCCGCCTGGTGGACAAGACCGCCAAGTACCTCAAGGCGGTCACGACGGTGCGCGCCCCGCACTTCATGCAGCAAGTCGAGCAGGAACTCATCCGCAAGCTCGGCCGTGACCGCGTGTACGGCGCGGGCGGCCTGATCGTGTACACCACACTCGACCCGCAGATCCAGTCGAGCATCGAGGCGGCGTCCCGCAACGCGCGCGGCCTGCCGTACGGCGCGACGCTCGGCGCGACCATCCTCGACCCGTACACCGGCGAGGTGCTCGGCATGGTCGGCCAGAAACTCCAGGGCGACCAGCCGCCCGCCGACTGGAACAACGCCGCGCAGGGCCAGCGGCAGGTGGGGTCCACCATCAAGCCGCTGCTGTACACCACGGCGCTGTCCACCGGCCTGGACGAGCTGCACCGCGAGGACGACAAACCCGTCAGCTTCCCGTGCTCCACCTGCGCGGGCGGACGGTACGAACCGCAGAACTTCGAAGGGCAGACCACCTACCGCAACATGACCATCCGCGAAGCGCTCGACCGCTCGCTGAACCTCGTGACGGTGCGCCTCGCGGACCGCATCGGCCTGCCGACCTTCTTCGGGAAGCTGCGTGAACTCGGCCTCGCCCCGAACGACGGCACGGGCCTCGCCGCGGCCCTGGGCGCCATCGAAACGACCCCCGTGAAAATGGCTGCCGCGTACGCCCCGTTCGTGAACGGTGGCACGTACCGCGCGCCCAGCTACATCACGCGCGTCACCACCACCGGCGGCGAGGTGCTGTACGACAGCGCCAGCGAAGTGAACACCGCGCACCGCGTGTGGACCCCGCAGATCGCGTGGCTCGGCCTCGACCTCCTGAAAGGCGTCGTGAACGACCTGACCGAACGCCAGGGGGGCCTCGCCACACGCGCGAAAATCGACACGTGGACGGTCGGCGGGAAAACCGGCACCAGCAACGGCCCCAAGGACTTCTGGTTCGTGGGCGTCACGCCGTACTACGTCGGCGCCGTGTGGGTCGGGAAACAGCAGGGCGGCCTGATGCCCCGCACGTACTACAGCGGATACGTAAACGCGCCCATCTGGCAGCAGATGATGGCCGGCGCCCTCAAGGGCAAAACCGCGCGGAACTTCGCGGAACCGGCAGGCATTCGTTACGTCGACCACCCCGACCAGGGCCTCATGCCGAACGTGAAGGTCGCCCTGCTCGACCCGCGTTACCGCAACGCCGCGAACACCGCCGTGGAGCCCACGCCGCAGGTGCCGACGTACCGCGAAGCGGGCGCGCCGCCGCTCGACTCGAACACCCTGATCGTCACGCTGGACCGCCGCACCAACCGGCTCGCCACCGAGTTCACGCCGCCCGAGGAGGTCGTGCAGCGCCGCGTGTACGTCGAGGACCTGCCCGCGTACGCGCCCGACCCGAACCCGCAGCCGCTCAAGGATGAGCCAGCCAGCAAACCGGCAGTGAAGGCCAACGACGACAGCGGCATCCCCTCCGCTCCGGTCGTGACGCCTGCCAGCACCGGCACGCCCTGA
- a CDS encoding response regulator, with protein sequence MVYTILVADDEPAIRTMLEVILSADGHEVTAVPDGRAALEYLRDHTPDAMLLDVNMPFMDGFEICSRVKRVKRLKQSPVLLLTGFDDDKTRDAAKLVGADDIVYKPLSGKNLRARVTQLIEAQRH encoded by the coding sequence ATGGTCTATACCATCCTCGTGGCCGATGACGAGCCTGCGATTCGCACCATGCTGGAGGTCATCCTGTCCGCTGATGGGCACGAGGTCACCGCGGTGCCCGACGGGCGCGCCGCGCTGGAGTACCTCCGCGACCACACGCCGGACGCCATGCTGCTCGACGTCAACATGCCGTTCATGGACGGCTTCGAAATCTGCTCGCGCGTCAAACGCGTCAAACGCCTGAAACAGTCCCCGGTGCTGCTGCTCACCGGCTTCGACGACGACAAAACCCGCGACGCCGCCAAACTGGTCGGCGCGGACGACATCGTGTACAAGCCGCTCAGCGGCAAGAACCTGCGCGCACGCGTCACGCAGCTCATCGAAGCGCAGCGCCACTGA
- a CDS encoding long-chain-fatty-acid--CoA ligase, translating into MGQTDKPWFQHYERGVPHDIPAPERAIHTLLERTAERYPARAAITFLGASLTFRQLWQDVQRFAAALQAMGVRPGERVSIMLPNCPQFVTAFYGAALAGAVVVNTSPLYVARELEHQLQDSGSETLIMLDAFFPRYQEIAENVPVKRVIVTGIQDALPFPKNVLYPVRERLRGNWVPVRSGGRVFDMKRVMRRTAPRPTPVTVRPDDLALLQYTGGTTGVPKGAMLTHRNLVANCEQARAWLPGLKDGQEVVLAAIPFFHVYGMTTAMNLAMLTGATLVMVPNPRDVKMLLGLVEQYKPTLFPGVPTMYNAINNHPETPKHNLTSIRACISGSAPLPLETARRFREITHGANLVEGYGLTEASPITHANPVFGEQIEGSIGVPFPSVDALIVNEQGQPVPTGEVGELWVAGPNIMRGYWQRPDESAKVLFEREGRTWLATGDMATMDDGGYFRIVDRKKDLIIAGGYNIYPREVEEVLYQHPAILEAAAVGAPDPHRGETVRAYVVFKPGMSVTWDELNTFCRERLSPYKVPRQFERRDELPKTAVGKVLRRQLAEEARTPSSRSA; encoded by the coding sequence ATGGGCCAGACCGACAAACCGTGGTTTCAGCATTACGAGCGCGGTGTACCGCACGACATTCCCGCCCCAGAGCGCGCGATCCACACCCTGCTGGAACGCACCGCCGAACGCTACCCGGCCCGCGCCGCCATCACGTTCCTGGGCGCCAGCCTGACCTTCCGCCAGCTGTGGCAGGACGTCCAGCGCTTCGCCGCCGCGCTGCAGGCCATGGGCGTGCGCCCCGGCGAACGCGTGAGCATCATGCTCCCCAACTGCCCGCAGTTCGTCACCGCCTTCTACGGCGCGGCCCTCGCCGGCGCGGTCGTCGTCAACACCAGCCCCCTGTACGTCGCGCGGGAACTCGAGCACCAGCTGCAGGACAGCGGCAGTGAAACGCTCATCATGCTCGACGCGTTCTTCCCCCGCTACCAGGAAATCGCCGAGAACGTCCCCGTCAAACGCGTGATCGTCACCGGCATCCAGGACGCCCTCCCCTTCCCCAAAAACGTCCTGTACCCCGTCCGCGAACGCCTGCGCGGCAACTGGGTGCCCGTGCGCAGCGGCGGACGCGTCTTCGACATGAAACGCGTCATGCGCCGCACCGCGCCGCGCCCCACGCCCGTCACCGTCCGCCCGGACGACCTCGCGCTGCTGCAGTACACTGGCGGCACCACCGGCGTGCCCAAGGGCGCCATGCTCACGCACCGCAACCTCGTCGCGAACTGCGAGCAGGCGCGCGCGTGGCTTCCCGGCCTCAAAGACGGCCAGGAGGTCGTCCTCGCCGCCATCCCGTTCTTCCACGTGTACGGCATGACGACCGCCATGAACCTCGCCATGCTGACCGGCGCGACCCTCGTGATGGTCCCCAACCCGCGCGACGTCAAGATGCTGCTCGGCCTGGTCGAGCAGTACAAACCGACGCTGTTCCCGGGCGTGCCCACCATGTACAACGCCATCAACAACCACCCGGAAACGCCGAAGCACAACCTCACCAGCATTCGCGCGTGCATCAGCGGCAGCGCCCCCCTGCCGCTCGAAACGGCCCGCCGGTTCCGGGAGATCACGCACGGCGCGAACCTCGTGGAAGGCTACGGCCTCACCGAAGCGTCCCCCATCACGCACGCGAACCCGGTATTCGGCGAGCAGATCGAGGGCAGCATCGGCGTGCCGTTCCCCAGCGTGGACGCCCTGATCGTCAACGAACAGGGCCAGCCCGTCCCGACCGGCGAGGTCGGCGAGCTGTGGGTGGCCGGCCCGAACATCATGCGCGGCTACTGGCAGCGGCCCGACGAGAGCGCCAAGGTGCTGTTCGAACGCGAAGGGCGCACCTGGCTCGCCACGGGCGACATGGCCACCATGGACGACGGCGGGTACTTCCGCATCGTGGACCGCAAGAAGGACCTGATCATCGCCGGCGGGTACAACATCTACCCGCGCGAGGTCGAGGAGGTCCTGTACCAGCACCCCGCCATCCTGGAAGCCGCCGCTGTGGGCGCGCCCGACCCGCACCGCGGCGAAACCGTGCGCGCGTACGTCGTGTTCAAGCCCGGCATGAGCGTCACCTGGGACGAACTCAACACCTTCTGCCGCGAGCGCCTCAGCCCCTACAAGGTGCCGCGCCAGTTCGAGCGCCGCGACGAACTGCCGAAAACCGCGGTCGGGAAGGTCCTGCGCCGCCAGCTCGCCGAGGAAGCCCGCACGCCGTCCAGCCGCAGCGCCTGA